CAACCCTAGACAAGAAAGTGTCGACTTAGGCCCAAAAACAGACAACCCAAAACCCAACCCAAAACCAGGGCGCTTCGCCCCTTGACCCCGATTCGCTGACCGAGCAGCGAGGCCCCCGTTAAGAGTCGCAGTAGGGGCTAGACAGGTTCAAGGCATATTCTAACAGTTTCACATCCCCAATGTGCTGAAGCTGCGGTTGTTGGTGTTGAGCATGAGGTGCCTATACATAATGTTTGTCTTTGTTTGTTGTAAAGAAGTTGGCTCATTGTCTGCTTTTAACTTATTAAAACCTTCTTTAGTTTTGTTTCTGTCATTGTTGGTCTGTATATGTTTCTAGGTTGAAGGACCGGGCATATATGCGTTTGTTACTCTGGTTGAAGGTGGTACCGTGATGATCTCCAAAGAAGTCTTATAATGACTGTAAGAAAGCAGGTGCATTGAAATTCGATCTTATTTTATCCTCTGTGTGAAGATAAAAATTGAATGACTTGAGTGCTAGGGGGGTACTGTCAAAGGGGATTTCGGATTGCCTCATACCAACTTGCATATTTTTTCTACTACGCCCGTGTAAAATAGAATCATTAACTTGGCACTGCACATGTCCTAGAGAAACAAATCCACCATTGGATACCATGGCCTCAGTAATCAATCGATGCAATTTATTGAACAATATATGAAAGGCAAACAGAGAAACACGCTTTTACAAAGGAACCACGTTTTTAATATTTCTATTTCCCATTCTTCTCGGATATACGTTTGTTCATTTTTTCATATAAAAGCTGTAAGCAAGCTCTCATTTAGTTTTTTGAGGAAATAATAACAGAAGattctcttcttttctctccaACTACTTCTCTTGTTtctaacatggtatcagagtattttttgagaaaataataaCAGAAGattctcttcttttctctccaACTACTTCTCTTGTTTCTAATATGGTATCAGAGTACTAAGGACACACACGCCTCCTCATGGCGAAGGGAAATCAAGCAAATCAAGCTCCAAATCATGTAGCGATTGGATCGGGAAATCGAATTGCAATTGATGATTCCGGTAGTCCATTTTTTTTGCAGAATGGAGATCATCCTGGCTTGATTCTCGTCTCGCACCAACTTTCTGGAGGTAACTATAACACATGGAATCGAGCTATGTCCATGGCGCTTACAGCCAAAAATAAGCTCGGTTTCGTGGATAACTCCATTCAACGTCCACATCTGGATGATCTCTTATACGGAGCTTGGTTACGCTGCAATTCCATGGTGATTTCATGGATACTTAACTCTGTTGCTAAGGAAATAGCTGATAGCTTGATGTACATACCGACTGCATATGAAATATGGATTGACCTGCGCGATAGGTTCCACCAGAGCAATGCGCTGCGAATTTTTCAGATTAAGAAGCTGTTGAGTGGATTGCATCAAGGATCGATGGATGTAACTACCTATTACACTCGCCTAAGGACGCTATGGGATGAGTTGAAGGACTTCCAACCAGTTTCGGTGTGCAATTGTGGCTCAATGAAGGATTGGATGAATTTTCAGAATCAGGAATGTGTTATGCAATTTTTAATGGGTTTGAATGAGTCATATGCTCAAATTCGCGCACAAATCCTAATGATGGATCCTGTTCCCATCATTTCAAAGACCTTCTCATTGGTTGTGCAAGAGGAGAGACAACGCTCCATACAGCAAGAGAGCATTCCTTTACAAATTGATTCGAATACACCAGTGCCACACTCACCTAATGTTGCTGCTGTtatgaaacgtcctgcccttttttattgttttaaaagtactagaaatttttttttctttttaaaacctcacatagcatcggccgaatttttaaataattaagaataatcatttaataaaaatccttttctatttttcagccctcggtccccgttcctcgatcgtcacttgaataaccttttaaaattacattttaatgcaaccatgtagaaaaatatattttaaacatgcaaatattgacaacataattaaataatgcaattaaaacatttaattaagatacaaaggaatttaataattgcatgcatgtggttcgcgtggacctttaaattttcggggcgttacaatcttcccccttaaattgaatttcgtcctcgaaattcgcttatcctagaTAACCCCAAGTTTAGAGTttgttctagtatcccaaaaatccacgcttccgctgcgctactctgatcaaacttacgttctagaaggtccttacgtctccttgatcccaattaaatttttcttctaaatccttattttcaaatcgcaacttaaagagacccaaatgacttagtaCTATACtactataacctcgaatttcaatttttcttacgattcccaatattaaaagatggataaccaaacttatcgtatattattttccttattttatacccaaaatgttcatcaacttatcatatttcaatcttaaaatcccaaatgcatttgctaacgcttagatttttcatgcctaatatcgattcatccttaaaaacttatgattaacatttcttataacactatatccaagatatcccaaagttcaaaatattattaaaaatctaaatcatcgaaaatttttatcatttaacccattcaattctcgcttattgctaaactagttcccaaattccttaatatttgcaaaataaattcttaatttcctcaaaaatcattctaattggtttttaatttcgaaaatcttacgattaacccataagttcttggcattcttaatttcctgctacgagtttcccataacataatttcgataattttaaacttatttacccaaaaatcaattctcataatcaatcttacctttcatcaaaacttaaaatcccaatttatacattttcttcctcccaaagtcgttgtaatCCTCGAATAATTAATACtcacgtctaattcccaaaaattaattcgactactaaccatgaatcataaatattttcttagagaaTCTATGTGTCCCAAAGTATTCATAATATtctcgattaacttatagcccaaaaagtagaacgtcaattctaaaacccaaaaatcaacatcgtccaatcccaccacaaaaccaacatgcgttaaaatcaaataatttcttatttcatatcgtaacacgtataaaaattcagaGCATATAGAACATATGTTATCGTCAAGCTACTAAACTTGTGACGTAAACATttaattcatgtacttatgcaggtaatatcataaaatcatataaagcatgtaaaacttacaaatcgaggcttgacgactgatcttcccggcactgatggtggcacaaccctttacaaaaccattgctctgataccaactgaaacctTGCACTTTGACAACCCAACCAAAACCATCGGCCCTCTTTGTACGTATTCCCCTTGGATTCCAGCCTTTAACTTTCATGTTTGTGCAGCGTTTTGGGGTGATTAGGACTCTTAAAACTTGTGTAAATCATCCTTAATTATATCCTAGCCATGACAGCCCCTTTAGCAGCAACcatataaacatgtttttggatcaaaattcatgGATTTCATACATGTATGTGCAATATTCCGAAATTAATTCAAagaatttcatgtttttcatgcacacgatatttaaaacgatactatgatgtgatagatgagaaaaaagagatgtatggcgtgcctttgcgtattatatgctcgaataatcgttgacgacgaagaacgggacgcaaaCGTTGGCTTGTTTCTTCTTGCTACCTACGAAATCCTCAAGAAATCCTCTCTAATATGATTGTGTGTTGTGCCGTGAAGTGTAGGGTTGGGAGAGAGAGTTTTCAGATTTAAAACTTGAGTGGCCGAGACTTGGTTTGCAAGGTAGACTAGGTTTTGATTtgattaacaaattaaatattaaactaaTCACTAATCTAGactttaggcctaataagccattaaattaggtccattagtctatttaggatttaaataaaatattagcaatgtttttgtttaattaagtttgtgaatttattagccgggttgccaaaaagttcgatttttaattgaaaaaccaacatcgataaagtttacgtcccgacgtataaaatcacctcaaaaccctttattttcaaaaatacttaaaagcatcgg
The sequence above is a segment of the Primulina tabacum isolate GXHZ01 chromosome 6, ASM2559414v2, whole genome shotgun sequence genome. Coding sequences within it:
- the LOC142548320 gene encoding uncharacterized protein LOC142548320, with protein sequence MAKGNQANQAPNHVAIGSGNRIAIDDSGSPFFLQNGDHPGLILVSHQLSGGNYNTWNRAMSMALTAKNKLGFVDNSIQRPHLDDLLYGAWLRCNSMVISWILNSVAKEIADSLMYIPTAYEIWIDLRDRFHQSNALRIFQIKKLLSGLHQGSMDVTTYYTRLRTLWDELKDFQPVSVCNCGSMKDWMNFQNQECVMQFLMGLNESYAQIRAQILMMDPVPIISKTFSLVVQEERQRSIQQESIPLQIDSNTPVPHSPNVAAVMKRPALFYCFKSTRNFFFFLKPHIASAEFFGALHVKSFSNVKGNRYDKLICSHCDGVGHTVDKCYKLHGYPPSHPKYKSKQHPGKAYANQARGFTTDLASSSWEPLLNQEQCKQLIAILSS